A region from the Bacteroidota bacterium genome encodes:
- a CDS encoding class I SAM-dependent methyltransferase, with translation MEEIKEQYKSAFKLYGDSSKSVLWPKGRQADRFSALTNHIKKDTSFSVLDFGCGLAHLKPFLDSKFSNYSYTGVDVVEDFIAHNKQKYSNANFMLLHEFEKQSHIKFDYVFASGVFNILYDKSPENHKQQVFSILKKLFAQTTNYLSVDFATDLVDFTQPTTFHANPGEISSFCMQHLSRRFVLNHSYLPYEFCIAVFKDISIKRPENCYEHE, from the coding sequence ATGGAGGAAATTAAAGAGCAATACAAAAGCGCATTTAAATTATATGGAGATTCCTCTAAGTCTGTTTTGTGGCCTAAAGGAAGACAGGCAGATAGATTTTCGGCATTAACAAACCATATAAAAAAAGACACCAGTTTTTCTGTACTGGATTTTGGTTGTGGATTGGCTCATTTAAAACCTTTCTTGGATAGTAAGTTCTCAAATTATAGCTATACAGGTGTTGATGTGGTAGAGGATTTTATTGCACATAATAAGCAAAAATATTCCAATGCTAATTTCATGCTATTGCACGAATTTGAAAAACAGTCTCACATAAAATTCGATTATGTTTTTGCATCAGGTGTTTTTAATATTTTATACGACAAATCGCCTGAAAATCATAAGCAACAAGTTTTTTCGATTTTGAAAAAACTGTTTGCTCAAACAACTAACTATTTATCAGTAGATTTTGCAACAGATTTAGTAGATTTTACGCAGCCAACAACGTTTCATGCCAATCCGGGTGAAATTAGTTCTTTCTGTATGCAACATTTGTCAAGAAGATTTGTTTTAAATCATTCTTATTTGCCTTATGAATTTTGTATTGCCGTATTTAAGGATATTTCCATAAAACGCCCAGAAAACTGTTATGAACATGAGTGA